One genomic window of Aricia agestis chromosome 7, ilAriAges1.1, whole genome shotgun sequence includes the following:
- the LOC121728821 gene encoding muscle-specific protein 20, translated as MSLERQVRLKLASKRNPEQEKEAQEWIETILGAKFPPGEAFEDVLKDGTVLCQLINKIKPGSVNKINTSGGQFKMMENITNFQAAIKNYGVPDIDVFQTVDLWEKKDIAQVVSTLFALGRETYRHAEWKGPFLGPKPSDECKRDFSDEVLKAGQTVIGLQAGSNKGATQAGSNMGAGRKILLGK; from the exons ATGTCTCTCGAACGTCAAGTCCGCTTAAAG TTAGCTTCCAAGCGCAACCCAGAACAGGAGAAAGAGGCCCAGGAATGGATTGAGACCATCCTCGGCGCCAAGTTCCCCCCCGGCGAAGCCTTCGAAGATGTTCTTAAGGACGGCACAGTCCTTTGCCAGCTGATCAACAAGATCAAGCCTGGATCCGTCAACAAAATAAACACCTCTGGTGGTCAATTCAAGATGATGGAGAACATCAccaa CTTCCAAGCAGCAATCAAAAACTACGGTGTCCCCGACATCGACGTTTTCCAGACCGTAGACCTGTGGGAGAAGAAGGACATCGCCCAGGTCGTCAGCACCCTGTTCGCCCTCGGCCGCGAG ACCTATAGGCACGCCGAATGGAAGGGCCCCTTCCTCGGCCCCAAGCCCTCGGACGAGTGCAAGCGTGACTTCTCCGACGAGGTCCTCAAGGCAGGCCAGACCGTGATCGGTCTCCAAGCCGGCTCCAACAAGGGCGCAACCCAGGCTGGATCGAACATGGGCGCCGGCCGCAAGATCCTCCTCGGAAAGTAA